Proteins co-encoded in one Verrucomicrobiota bacterium genomic window:
- a CDS encoding DUF420 domain-containing protein, whose amino-acid sequence MIELLPAWNAGLNTVATILLTLGFYFIKTGRKLGHRRCMISAFCVSAVFLVGYLLHKYLKQAAGLDMNTTFAGQGFWRVFYYTMLISHLILAMAIVPMILMTMIRALKGDHARHRKIAVWTFPMWYYVSVTGVLIYFFLYQWFPETSS is encoded by the coding sequence ATGATCGAGCTTCTCCCAGCTTGGAACGCCGGTCTCAACACGGTCGCCACCATCTTGCTGACCCTCGGCTTTTACTTCATCAAGACGGGGCGCAAGCTAGGCCACAGGCGGTGTATGATCTCCGCCTTCTGCGTCTCGGCCGTGTTTCTGGTCGGATATCTCCTTCACAAATACCTGAAACAGGCAGCGGGACTGGACATGAACACCACCTTTGCCGGCCAAGGGTTTTGGCGGGTGTTTTATTACACCATGCTCATTTCTCACCTCATCTTGGCCATGGCCATCGTGCCCATGATTTTGATGACTATGATCCGGGCGCTCAAAGGGGATCACGCCCGGCATCGGAAGATTGCTGTCTGGACCTTCCCGATGTGGTATTATGTCTCGGTCACTGGAGTGCTGATTTACTTTTTCCTTTATCAATGGTTTCCCGAAACATCTTCCTGA
- a CDS encoding DUF1573 domain-containing protein — MVSRNIFLIAAGWLLADLAMASGDGLVFERTLVEPQLDLSETEIPVSFPYANRSSEPVVIEKIVGSCGCLALPKWRRLEVGPGETGAIEVVFSYANFSGLVEKSISVRTNSSTQAEIRLRIRAEIPKLLRISPKILEWAQGDPLQEKSFQVEVAETHQAGLLAEGIQSSRPGFQHRVEVVEEGRRYRIHLLPDSTDQVLYGLLKIETDFAKSKSSQALAYFRVHPPTDQPVGMGEQEGGGG, encoded by the coding sequence ATGGTTTCCCGAAACATCTTCCTGATTGCGGCCGGTTGGCTGCTCGCGGATCTCGCGATGGCTTCGGGGGATGGCTTGGTCTTCGAGCGAACGCTGGTGGAGCCACAGCTCGATCTTTCTGAGACCGAAATCCCTGTCTCTTTTCCGTATGCCAATCGGTCTTCCGAACCGGTCGTGATTGAGAAGATCGTAGGTTCTTGCGGCTGTCTGGCTTTGCCCAAGTGGCGGAGATTGGAAGTGGGGCCGGGGGAGACGGGGGCGATCGAGGTGGTGTTCAGCTATGCCAATTTTTCCGGCTTGGTGGAGAAGTCCATCTCGGTGCGAACCAACTCCTCGACCCAGGCGGAGATCAGGTTGCGCATTCGGGCCGAGATTCCCAAGCTGCTCCGTATCTCTCCCAAGATCCTCGAGTGGGCTCAAGGCGATCCGTTGCAAGAGAAGTCTTTCCAAGTGGAGGTGGCGGAAACGCATCAGGCTGGGTTGCTGGCAGAGGGCATCCAGTCATCCCGGCCGGGGTTTCAGCATCGGGTGGAGGTGGTGGAAGAGGGCCGACGGTATCGCATTCATCTTTTGCCGGATTCCACCGACCAGGTCCTTTACGGCCTGCTGAAGATTGAAACCGACTTCGCTAAGTCCAAATCTTCTCAAGCGCTCGCCTACTTCCGGGTGCATCCACCGACTGATCAGCCGGTTGGGATGGGAGAGCAGGAAGGAGGGGGAGGGTGA
- a CDS encoding rhodanese-like domain-containing protein yields MKNLLRDFGVIVFVVALLGVTAFFLDARLSQLFLYGSTASLHGIPEVSVEEALSWESGSGVTWIDARSKKEFEEGHVPHSFLLSEASDVSWEESFFELMASGSLAEDRPVVVYCASDSCDASGRVAVRLKDLMDEGVIPTAEVYVLANGWEAWQAR; encoded by the coding sequence ATGAAAAATCTGCTGCGAGATTTTGGCGTGATCGTCTTTGTGGTGGCTCTCTTGGGAGTGACGGCCTTTTTCTTGGATGCGCGACTTTCCCAGCTTTTCCTCTACGGGAGCACGGCCTCGCTTCATGGGATTCCCGAGGTTTCGGTGGAGGAGGCGCTCTCTTGGGAGAGCGGGTCCGGGGTCACGTGGATTGACGCGAGATCGAAAAAGGAATTCGAGGAAGGGCATGTTCCCCATTCGTTTCTTCTTTCGGAAGCGTCCGATGTCTCATGGGAGGAGTCGTTTTTTGAATTGATGGCCTCGGGGTCGCTGGCGGAAGATCGACCGGTGGTGGTCTATTGCGCCTCGGATTCCTGCGATGCCAGCGGGAGAGTGGCCGTCCGGCTGAAGGATTTGATGGACGAGGGAGTGATTCCGACGGCCGAGGTCTATGTTTTGGCGAACGGTTGGGAGGCTTGGCAAGCCCGCTAG
- a CDS encoding SCO family protein yields MNETESPTPQQAGAAAFPITLWSIIIVIVLGFLVAWNYLIRFQNEQANPRLAYRERIEKSIELTEAVSGETVQVSDLQGKVLVVSNIYPYCPTGCGTVVAQLLELYSEFGENPNVHFVSFQVDPIRYTPDEFKDWVEMQEAAKPNWWFLTGSAEELYDYLFKYFRYSRPVRNEEDENDIAHDLSIRLVDHAGNLRGDGYSIHIDGLKDDPYARLRRDLNSLVVEAVDAKRG; encoded by the coding sequence ATGAACGAGACCGAATCTCCAACTCCCCAACAGGCGGGCGCCGCTGCCTTTCCCATCACACTCTGGTCGATCATCATTGTGATCGTCCTGGGGTTCCTAGTGGCTTGGAATTATCTCATCCGGTTCCAGAACGAGCAGGCCAACCCTCGGCTGGCCTACCGGGAGCGAATTGAAAAAAGCATCGAACTGACGGAGGCCGTTTCCGGGGAAACAGTCCAAGTGTCAGACCTCCAAGGAAAGGTCCTGGTCGTCAGCAACATCTATCCCTATTGCCCAACTGGCTGTGGCACGGTGGTGGCGCAACTTCTTGAGCTGTATTCCGAGTTTGGCGAGAACCCGAACGTGCATTTTGTTTCCTTCCAGGTGGATCCCATTCGATACACGCCCGATGAGTTCAAGGATTGGGTCGAGATGCAAGAGGCTGCCAAGCCGAATTGGTGGTTTTTGACGGGCAGTGCGGAGGAGCTTTACGATTATCTCTTCAAGTATTTCCGCTATTCCAGGCCGGTGCGAAATGAGGAAGATGAGAACGACATCGCCCACGACTTGAGCATCCGATTGGTGGACCACGCCGGGAATCTTCGCGGAGACGGTTACTCCATTCACATCGACGGACTGAAAGACGATCCCTACGCTCGGCTGCGGCGGGATTTGAATTCTCTAGTGGTGGAAGCGGTGGACGCGAAAAGAGGCTAG